In the Lysinibacillus sp. PLM2 genome, one interval contains:
- the pruA gene encoding 1-pyrroline-5-carboxylate dehydrogenase, producing the protein MSNGIFKIPTPKNEPGNTYAPGTKERETLKAELKRQSEIVVDIPVIINGENIKTDTVKQVVMPHDHKHVLANYSQAGEKELREAVEAAMAAKEAWANMPWEHRAAIFLKAADLISGPYRDVMNAATMLGQSKTAIQAEIDSAQELADFLRFGVDYANQVYQIQPDSMKNVWNRLDYRPLDGFVLAISPFNFTAIGGNLPSAPAMMGNVVVWKPATTSLLANYYFMRILEEAGLPKGVINFVPSRGSQVSEVVLSDPRMAGFHFTGSTATFQTIWKTVGENIANYNSYPRLVGETGGKDFVFAHESAQADKVVSNLVRGAFEYQGQKCSAASRAYIPASMWEQVKAGLVEEVAKLKVGDVRDFRNFMGAVIDKPAFDSITSYIEYAKASEEAEIIAGGSYDDSVGYFVQPTIIVTTNPNFKTMVEEIFGPVLTIYVYENDKLEETLTSVDTASMYALTGAIFAQDRGAIQHLENRLSGAAGNFYINDKPTGAMINQQPFGGSRGSGTNDKAGSVFNMIRWTTPRVIKENFAPTTDIAYPFMDEE; encoded by the coding sequence ATGAGTAACGGAATTTTCAAAATCCCTACACCTAAGAATGAACCTGGTAATACATATGCTCCAGGTACAAAAGAAAGAGAAACTTTAAAAGCAGAATTAAAACGCCAATCTGAAATCGTAGTAGATATCCCTGTGATTATCAATGGTGAGAATATAAAAACAGATACAGTGAAACAAGTAGTTATGCCACATGATCACAAACATGTTTTAGCAAACTATTCACAAGCAGGAGAAAAAGAATTACGTGAAGCAGTTGAAGCGGCAATGGCTGCTAAAGAAGCATGGGCAAATATGCCATGGGAACACCGTGCTGCAATTTTCTTAAAAGCTGCTGACTTAATCTCAGGTCCTTACCGTGATGTAATGAACGCTGCTACTATGTTAGGACAATCTAAAACTGCAATTCAAGCAGAAATTGACTCTGCACAAGAATTAGCAGATTTCTTACGTTTTGGTGTTGATTATGCAAATCAAGTATACCAAATTCAACCAGACAGCATGAAAAACGTTTGGAATCGTTTAGATTACCGTCCATTAGATGGTTTCGTATTAGCGATTTCTCCATTCAACTTCACTGCAATCGGTGGTAACTTACCATCTGCTCCTGCAATGATGGGGAACGTAGTAGTTTGGAAACCAGCAACAACTTCATTACTAGCAAACTATTACTTCATGCGTATTTTAGAAGAAGCTGGATTACCAAAAGGTGTAATTAACTTCGTACCATCACGTGGTTCACAAGTTTCAGAAGTAGTATTAAGCGATCCTCGTATGGCTGGATTCCACTTCACTGGTTCTACAGCTACATTCCAAACAATTTGGAAAACTGTAGGGGAAAATATTGCAAACTACAATTCATATCCTCGTCTAGTTGGTGAAACTGGCGGTAAAGACTTTGTATTCGCACACGAATCAGCTCAAGCAGACAAAGTAGTGTCTAACCTTGTTCGTGGAGCATTTGAATATCAAGGTCAAAAATGTTCAGCTGCATCACGCGCTTACATCCCTGCTAGCATGTGGGAACAAGTAAAAGCTGGACTAGTTGAAGAAGTTGCTAAACTTAAAGTTGGCGATGTTCGTGATTTCCGTAACTTCATGGGTGCAGTAATCGACAAACCTGCGTTTGATTCAATTACTAGCTACATTGAATATGCTAAAGCATCTGAAGAAGCAGAAATTATTGCTGGTGGTTCTTATGATGATTCTGTTGGATATTTTGTTCAACCAACAATCATTGTTACAACAAACCCTAACTTCAAAACAATGGTAGAAGAAATCTTTGGACCAGTATTAACAATCTATGTTTATGAAAATGATAAATTAGAAGAAACATTAACTTCTGTTGATACAGCTTCTATGTATGCATTAACTGGTGCTATCTTTGCACAAGATCGTGGTGCTATTCAACACTTAGAAAACCGTTTATCTGGTGCTGCAGGTAACTTCTATATCAATGATAAACCAACTGGTGCGATGATTAATCAACAACCATTTGGTGGTTCTCGTGGTTCAGGTACAAACGATAAAGCAGGATCTGTATTCAACATGATTCGTTGGACAACTCCTCGCGTTATCAAAGAAAACTTTGCACCAACAACTGATATCGCATACCCATTCATGGACGAAGAGTAA
- the yqjP_1 gene encoding putative metallo-hydrolase YqjP, whose product MQYQNGHHTVYPIIFQEQYGSLSSINCFLYDNGSTLTLIDAGLDTPQFNEFFQQQLKQYKLSIQDIDQIFLTHHHDDHTGQVNQILSQKQVQVYAHHLAIPRLLFEEQYLTNKYNFFVKIYGEYGCLDISADRFKKMEKTFLNRENLKLNTEVIPLHHGDIINEMYIIEAPGHSPDSIIFSEQPVRWQFSGDLLLENAPTNALIDFDEKLELLPTVSQYRESLLKLNALEAEWIFPGHEKIFQNYNLEIDNKLKKMDRKEQRIIDAVRNGNNKTVEIARAIYGKKVETQTFFVLSEVIGYLEYAIGRGKLAKEMRDGEWFFQPVYP is encoded by the coding sequence ATGCAATATCAAAATGGACATCATACTGTCTACCCAATTATATTTCAGGAGCAATATGGTAGCTTATCCTCAATTAACTGCTTTTTATATGATAACGGCAGTACGTTAACTTTAATCGATGCAGGATTAGACACTCCACAATTTAATGAGTTTTTTCAACAACAATTAAAACAATATAAACTTTCTATTCAAGATATTGATCAAATTTTTCTCACTCATCATCATGATGATCATACAGGTCAAGTAAATCAAATATTAAGTCAAAAGCAAGTTCAAGTATATGCTCATCATTTGGCAATACCTCGTCTTCTTTTTGAGGAACAATATTTAACAAATAAATATAATTTTTTCGTTAAAATTTACGGAGAATACGGCTGTTTAGATATTTCGGCAGACCGTTTCAAAAAGATGGAAAAGACCTTTTTAAATAGAGAAAACCTTAAATTAAATACAGAAGTGATTCCTTTACATCACGGAGACATTATAAATGAAATGTACATTATAGAAGCACCTGGTCACTCTCCGGACTCTATTATTTTTAGTGAGCAACCAGTGAGATGGCAATTTTCGGGAGATTTATTACTAGAAAATGCTCCAACCAATGCACTTATTGATTTCGATGAGAAGTTAGAGCTTTTGCCCACTGTTTCCCAATATCGAGAATCGCTTTTAAAACTTAACGCACTTGAGGCGGAATGGATTTTTCCAGGTCACGAAAAAATATTTCAAAATTATAACTTAGAAATCGATAATAAATTGAAAAAAATGGACCGAAAAGAACAAAGAATAATAGATGCTGTTAGAAATGGAAATAATAAAACTGTAGAAATAGCTCGAGCAATTTACGGGAAAAAAGTAGAAACGCAAACCTTTTTCGTATTATCAGAAGTTATTGGCTATTTAGAATATGCTATTGGAAGAGGGAAGCTAGCTAAAGAGATGAGGGATGGAGAGTGGTTTTTCCAACCAGTATACCCATAA